The Nitrospirota bacterium genome has a window encoding:
- a CDS encoding VWA domain-containing protein, with product MSDTHQQLIAKLAEELGPATAQHLVSRLVEASVKPNQAEGVLLLLDELHEISPKVARAAIESFPDLQRRDRLSDAVAWLDLGIALAGSSGAIGLKYFKESPLVLGLIEPPSGRSLVLKTALELAEQDANVALEFLRVSAEAVTVISPDQLEAWLEIGFELTQVDFVVALEYIRQIPAVARVLPIEEARAWATFGMKLISQNSFGKTDYFGTIEFLRTSPLILGDLDDQSVRAKVVTVGSLLAERDPGAGIAWLSESPRLLRAVPNEGWRLKILQYGALVAERDADTALAYLRRAPELVTVIGESAEAMVRFEAWFTAGMEVLAYSVEGARAYFALESQKALTSVEAALSGVPLRHVARTIKLFVQGLCGTDLTIQALPDSLSQETAARATVSQNGRIISLPALLRRYPTAEENTRLYLVMAAHEAGHVEFGTYRLTLEPFVDLVLALRQKYGRVKQVEPDSLVALFRFYPHPGLIQDLWTLVEDARVEYLLQREYPGLQRDLQQFAREAITTRSLTHGLTVKELVVDQLLQLSTAASQPVAIHEAIKDEIAILWPMCQVILAPTATAEEAVRLAHALYVKLEELLAPKGAMILADQAGDVSEELGVGPSASDQTGEDYRPVTNWVYRGAMNPEFIRQNAQDGRQADDQQQSDEIQRMASAAGGSQEASSQGQQNRGGTRTETEGDRLAGGRQLPSQVEELLAVKVEQPAPIDHAGPGDRAVRYPEWDQGIDDYRLNWCRVAERAAEEGSGDIVAATLSAHGSEVSALRRFFEGLRPPGLRRVPGQADGDELDVDAAVRMCAERAAGIDLSDRIYVRRERKERDVAAAFLVDVSGSTSRQLESGRRVIDLEKEGLVLLCEALEAVGDQYALYGYSGQGRGQVDFLVIKDFDDPLGGKAAQRLGGLVPMQQNRDGAAIRHATAKLLAREARTRLLVLISDGRPLDDGYKDEYSLEDTKAALREARQRGVHPFCITIDREADGYVRRMYGDVQFAVIDHLEALPKRLPKIYQRLTT from the coding sequence ATGTCGGATACCCATCAGCAATTGATCGCAAAGCTGGCGGAGGAGCTAGGGCCAGCCACGGCCCAGCACCTGGTCTCTCGCCTCGTCGAGGCCTCGGTAAAGCCGAATCAAGCGGAAGGCGTGTTGCTGCTGCTCGATGAGCTACATGAAATATCTCCGAAGGTTGCCCGCGCTGCGATCGAGTCGTTCCCTGACCTGCAGCGCCGGGATCGGCTCAGCGATGCGGTGGCCTGGCTGGATCTGGGGATTGCGCTCGCCGGCTCATCCGGTGCGATCGGATTGAAATATTTCAAGGAGAGCCCGCTGGTGTTGGGCTTGATCGAGCCTCCATCTGGCCGGTCGTTGGTTCTGAAAACTGCGTTGGAACTGGCCGAGCAGGATGCGAATGTGGCGCTAGAATTCCTCCGCGTGTCGGCGGAAGCGGTCACGGTTATTTCGCCGGATCAGCTAGAGGCCTGGTTGGAAATCGGGTTCGAACTGACGCAGGTCGATTTTGTCGTCGCCCTGGAGTATATCCGCCAAATCCCCGCGGTCGCCCGCGTATTGCCGATCGAAGAGGCTAGAGCCTGGGCGACGTTCGGGATGAAACTCATTTCCCAGAATAGTTTCGGCAAGACGGACTATTTTGGGACCATTGAATTCCTCCGCACCAGCCCGCTCATTCTCGGCGATCTTGACGACCAGTCGGTGCGGGCCAAGGTCGTCACGGTCGGGTCGTTGCTGGCTGAACGGGATCCCGGGGCCGGCATCGCCTGGTTATCGGAATCGCCGCGTCTGCTGCGTGCCGTGCCGAATGAGGGCTGGAGACTGAAAATATTGCAGTACGGGGCTTTAGTGGCCGAGCGCGATGCCGATACGGCGTTGGCCTATTTGCGGCGCGCGCCTGAATTGGTGACGGTGATCGGCGAGTCTGCCGAAGCCATGGTTCGATTTGAGGCCTGGTTTACCGCGGGAATGGAAGTGCTGGCCTACAGTGTCGAGGGAGCCAGGGCCTATTTTGCACTGGAGTCGCAGAAGGCGCTGACCTCGGTGGAAGCGGCCTTAAGCGGTGTGCCGTTGCGGCACGTCGCGCGGACCATCAAGCTCTTCGTGCAAGGGCTCTGTGGCACGGACTTGACGATTCAGGCGCTTCCCGATTCGCTGAGCCAGGAAACTGCTGCGCGAGCTACAGTGAGCCAGAATGGGCGTATCATCTCGCTGCCGGCGCTCCTCCGCCGCTATCCCACGGCCGAGGAGAATACGCGGTTGTATTTGGTGATGGCCGCTCACGAAGCGGGGCACGTGGAGTTCGGGACCTATCGGTTGACCCTTGAGCCGTTTGTGGACCTGGTCCTGGCCCTGCGACAGAAATACGGTCGAGTGAAACAGGTTGAACCGGACAGTTTGGTGGCGTTATTTCGTTTCTATCCCCATCCGGGCCTGATCCAGGACTTATGGACGCTGGTGGAGGATGCGCGGGTTGAGTATTTGTTGCAGCGAGAGTATCCGGGGCTCCAGCGGGATCTCCAACAATTCGCGCGAGAGGCCATCACGACGCGGTCGTTGACACATGGGCTGACGGTCAAAGAACTCGTCGTCGATCAACTGCTCCAGCTGTCGACCGCCGCGTCGCAGCCTGTTGCGATTCATGAGGCCATCAAGGACGAGATCGCCATCCTCTGGCCGATGTGCCAGGTCATTCTGGCTCCAACGGCGACGGCGGAAGAGGCCGTGCGTCTGGCCCATGCGCTCTATGTAAAGCTCGAAGAATTATTGGCGCCGAAAGGGGCGATGATTCTGGCCGATCAGGCCGGTGACGTGTCAGAAGAGCTGGGTGTCGGCCCCTCCGCTTCCGATCAGACGGGTGAGGACTATCGCCCCGTCACCAACTGGGTGTACCGTGGGGCGATGAACCCTGAGTTCATTCGTCAGAATGCGCAGGATGGACGGCAGGCGGACGATCAGCAGCAGTCAGACGAGATTCAACGGATGGCAAGCGCGGCAGGCGGATCGCAGGAGGCCTCGTCGCAGGGTCAACAGAATCGAGGGGGCACACGTACGGAGACGGAGGGGGATAGGCTCGCCGGGGGGCGGCAGTTGCCGTCCCAGGTGGAAGAGCTCTTGGCCGTGAAGGTCGAGCAGCCGGCGCCGATCGATCATGCCGGGCCGGGCGATCGTGCCGTGCGTTATCCGGAATGGGATCAAGGGATTGACGACTATCGCCTGAACTGGTGTCGCGTCGCCGAACGGGCTGCGGAGGAGGGGAGCGGGGATATTGTCGCGGCGACGTTGAGCGCCCATGGCAGTGAGGTTTCCGCCCTTCGACGGTTCTTTGAAGGTCTGCGGCCACCGGGGCTGCGGCGGGTGCCGGGCCAAGCCGATGGCGACGAGCTGGATGTGGATGCGGCCGTCCGTATGTGTGCGGAGCGCGCGGCGGGCATTGATCTGTCGGATCGGATCTATGTCAGGCGGGAACGAAAAGAACGGGATGTTGCGGCTGCCTTTCTGGTCGACGTGAGCGGGTCAACCAGTCGTCAGTTAGAAAGTGGCCGCCGCGTGATCGACCTGGAAAAAGAGGGGCTTGTGTTGCTGTGCGAAGCGCTTGAGGCGGTCGGAGATCAATATGCGCTCTATGGCTATTCGGGCCAAGGCCGCGGGCAAGTGGACTTTCTGGTGATCAAAGATTTCGACGATCCGTTGGGCGGGAAAGCGGCGCAGCGGTTGGGCGGATTGGTCCCCATGCAGCAAAATCGTGATGGGGCGGCCATTCGCCATGCGACCGCCAAATTGCTGGCGCGCGAAGCGCGGACGAGGCTGCTCGTTCTCATCAGCGATGGACGTCCGCTCGATGACGGTTATAAAGACGAGTATTCACTGGAAGACACCAAGGCGGCGTTACGAGAGGCGCGTCAGCGGGGGGTTCATCCGTTTTGTATTACGATCGATCGGGAGGCCGACGGGTACGTCCGGAGAATGTACGGGGACGTGCAGTTTGCCGTCATCGATCATCTGGAAGCGCTGCCGAAACGCTTGCCGAAGATTTACCAACGGCTCACGACGTAA
- a CDS encoding ferredoxin-thioredoxin reductase catalytic domain-containing protein: protein MAEPKQESLDKMWKYVKGFADKSGTAMHPMPAVTEAVVKGLAMHIDELGKPLCPCNFYKDKQAEAKLRRWMCACDEMQIYKYCHCLLFVRKDGLPITEYLPEGHEGREIYGVVTDPTPDKGRALKHKAAAAPQTADKDSSTPIA from the coding sequence ATGGCCGAGCCCAAGCAAGAGAGTCTCGACAAAATGTGGAAGTACGTGAAGGGCTTTGCAGACAAGAGCGGAACCGCCATGCATCCCATGCCCGCCGTCACCGAAGCCGTGGTCAAAGGCCTCGCGATGCACATCGACGAGCTGGGCAAACCCCTCTGCCCCTGTAACTTCTACAAGGATAAACAGGCAGAAGCCAAACTCCGTCGCTGGATGTGCGCCTGCGACGAGATGCAGATCTACAAATATTGTCACTGTCTGTTATTCGTGCGAAAAGACGGCCTACCGATCACCGAGTATCTCCCGGAAGGCCACGAAGGGCGGGAGATCTATGGCGTCGTCACAGACCCAACTCCCGACAAAGGCCGAGCACTCAAACACAAAGCGGCAGCTGCACCACAGACAGCGGACAAGGATTCGTCAACACCAATCGCCTGA